One genomic window of Augochlora pura isolate Apur16 chromosome 5, APUR_v2.2.1, whole genome shotgun sequence includes the following:
- the LOC144470061 gene encoding uncharacterized protein LOC144470061, whose protein sequence is MKKIQLYSNVEDDPVEVLPGGGYVAGIKTASYQKKNTTIAKTKFRRRDRSKNKSARLVGASTDRERVNRLNLLAQIRIVRNGKYVFELFVNEHAFAISAARIKYREYRIPTSEANPLNRRDNNGSTVLHVAAFSGHLDVVKLLTKGTRFDVEAKDSDGMTVLNAAANCGNLEIVKYLLNETCADLYTVDNNGITVLHTAVISGNLELVKYLVDEKGLDLETKDYSGTTVLHTAASSYQWDIMKYLLIAKGADFNTRDEEGRTVLHTTAIYGNLEMVKLLIDELGVDFYAVDDNGATILHMAAASDNVDVLKYLIYDVLFDVDVTDHQGATILHNAAVFGCFETVKFLLAEELADIEAVDKNGSTVLHAAANARHWDLVKYLVTVEGADIYIQDNSGRTVLHTATACGNYELVKFLINKDDLNVKDFYGTELLHMAAGIGNLDIVRFLVDEKQVDHDVRNKCGMTALHTAAATGMAEVVKYLVNEKQADLYAQETYGMTVLHMAATCGRLDTVRFLVNEMGMNVEERSEEGMTLLHWAALCGCLDTVKFLIEEKGANFDAKDYNNVTVLQTAVTSGSLDLVRYLVEGRSIDYGARDDDDMTVLQTAADSGHWRIVKFLIDEMHVDCSAKNNDGSTILLAAARSGNLDAVKYLTSKSVIDLNAKDSNGNTVLHMAATSGNLEMMMFLIDEKGADFNAIDNNGMSVLHAAITSCNLDMIKYLDKLGVDFYIRDHSGATILHTAVACCNVELVKYLVDEKGLDCNVRDYDGLSALHVAVAVHENSDMVRYLLDRRVIDLSNIDRLHVASMDMAVLSRNLDAIKFLFRQRNNEFKSYW, encoded by the exons TGTTTTCGAATTGTTCGTGAACGAGCACGCGTTCGCAATATCTGCAGCAAGAATTAAGTATAGAGAATACCGGATTCCTACTAGCGAAGCTAACCCTTTGAATCGTAG AGATAACAACGGCTCGACGGTTTTGCACGTCGCCGCTTTCTCCGGCCACTTGGACGTGGTGAAACTTCTGACGAAGGGGACGCGGTTCGACGTCGAAGCCAAAGACAGCGACGGCATGACGGTATTGAACGCGGCGGCGAATTGCGGCAATTTGGAAATAGTGAAATACCTGTTGAACGAAACGTGCGCCGATCTCTACACCGTGGACAACAATGGCATAACGGTGTTGCACACGGCGGTTATCTCTGGCAACTTGGAGCTGGTTAAATATCTGGTCGACGAGAAGGGGCTCGATTTGGAAACGAAAGACTATAGCGGCACCACGGTTCTGCACACGGCAGCCAGCAGCTATCAATGGGACATAATGAAATATCTGCTGATCGCGAAAGGCGCCGATTTTAACACCCGTGACGAAGAGGGCAGAACCGTCTTGCACACGACCGCTATCTACGGCAACTTGGAGATGGTCAAACTGCTGATCGACGAACTGGGCGTCGATTTTTACGCCGTGGACGACAACGGCGCCACGATTTTGCACATGGCCGCCGCGTCCGACAATGTAGACGTGCTGAAGTATCTGATATACGACGTGCTGTTCGACGTCGACGTTACGGACCATCAGGGCGCGACGATTTTACACAATGCCGCGGTATTCGGCTGCTTCGAGACGGTGAAATTTCTGCTGGCCGAAGAACTGGCCGACATTGAAGCCGTGGACAAAAACGGCTCCACTGTTTTGCACGCGGCCGCCAATGCTCGTCACTGGGACCTGGTCAAATACCTCGTGACCGTAGAAGGGGCCGACATTTATATTCAGGATAACAGCGGGAGAACGGTTCTGCACACGGCCACTGCCTGCGGCAATTACGAGCTCGTTAAATTTCTGATAAACAAGGACGATTTGAACGTTAAAGACTTCTACGGAACGGAACTTTTGCACATGGCCGCCGGCATCGGTAATTTGGATATCGTCAGGTTCCTGGTGGATGAGAAACAGGTCGACCACGATGTCAGAAACAAGTGCGGCATGACGGCGTTGCACACGGCTGCTGCCACTGGAATGGCAGAGGTGGTTAAGTATCTTGTGAACGAGAAGCAGGCCGATTTGTATGCCCAGGAGACGTACGGCATGACGGTGTTGCACATGGCAGCGACCTGCGGTCGGCTGGATACGGTCAGATTCCTGGTGAACGAAATGGGAATGAACGTGGAGGAAAGAAGCGAGGAGGGTATGACGCTGCTCCACTGGGCCGCGCTCTGCGGCTGCCTGGACACGGTGAAGTTTCTGATCGAGGAGAAGGGCGCCAATTTTGACGCCAAGGACTACAACAACGTGACGGTGTTGCAAACGGCCGTTACCTCCGGCAGCCTGGACTTGGTGAGATATCTGGTCGAAGGAAGGTCGATCGATTACGGAGCcagagacgacgacgacatgACGGTGTTGCAGACGGCCGCTGACTCCGGCCATTGGAGGATCGTGAAATTTCTGATCGACGAGATGCATGTCGATTGCAGCGCGAAGAACAACGACGGATCGACGATATTGCTCGCGGCTGCTCGATCCGGCAACCTGGACGCCGTGAAATATCTGACGAGCAAGTCGGTGATCGATCTGAACGCGAAAGACAGCAACGGCAACACGGTCTTGCACATGGCCGCGACGTCCGGTAACTTGGAGATGATGATGTTCCTGATCGATGAAAAAGGGGCCGATTTCAATGCCATAGACAACAACGGCATGTCCGTTCTGCACGCGGCGATCACGTCTTGCAATTTGGACATGATTAAATATCTGGACAAGCTCGGcgtcgatttttatatcaGGGACCACAGCGGCGCGACTATCTTGCACACGGCTGTTGCCTGTTGCAACGTCGAGCTGGTTAAATATCTGGTCGACGAAAAAGGACTCGACTGCAACGTCAGAGACTACGACGGCCTTTCGGCTTTGCACGTGGCTGTCGCTGTCCACGAAAACTCGGACATGGTTAGATATTTGCTGGACAGAAGGGTGATCGACTTGAGCAACATAGACAGACTGCACGTGGCGAGCATGGACATGGCTGTCTTGTCGCGTAACTTGGACGCGATCAAATTCCTGTTTCGTCAGAGGAACAACGAGTTCAAGAGTTACTGGTAG